The Bacillota bacterium nucleotide sequence GTAGCTGCATACTTTAAAGCCCTCGATTCAGGCTTATACAGCCATGAGTCGAGGGTTTTTTTATGCCCCGAAACCCGCCCTAAATTGCACATAGGCAGCAAAAAAGGGTCGCACGGAAAACCGTGCGGCCCTTTTTTGCTGCCGGAAAGGGGACATCCGTGAAGCGTTTGTTTTGGTACTACATCCGGTATCCTTGATTTTCTCTGTTTTGCTAAGGCCCGCAAACAAAGCAAAACGGAGGGAAGGAAAGATGAAAGAATACAAAATAAGAGTGAAAAATGAAATTGTTACTGTAAGCAAGGAAATATATACCGCCTATTACAAGATGAGAAGACGTGAAAGGTACATAGAGGAAATCAGTATAAAGAACAATCTTTCTTATGACCAGCTAGTCGAGCTGGACTATCCTATCGAGCAGAAAATGTGTGATCAGCAACTTCTTGTTGAAGACGTTATTATTGAAAAAATCATGCTTGAGAAATTAATGCTGGCGCTTGCACAATTGACAGAGCATGAGCGGCTAATAATTAACGAACTGTTCTTTAATGGCAAAAGCGAAAGAGAGCTTGCAGATTCAATGAAGCTGCCAAGAACAACTTTGCAGTCTCGCAAAAACAGCATTATCAGCAAACTTAAAAAAATTATTGAAAAATAAAAATTTTTTTCG carries:
- a CDS encoding sigma-70 family RNA polymerase sigma factor, producing the protein MKEYKIRVKNEIVTVSKEIYTAYYKMRRRERYIEEISIKNNLSYDQLVELDYPIEQKMCDQQLLVEDVIIEKIMLEKLMLALAQLTEHERLIINELFFNGKSERELADSMKLPRTTLQSRKNSIISKLKKIIEK